The Cryptococcus neoformans var. grubii H99 chromosome 4, complete sequence genome contains the following window.
CGAAATGACGGGACCTCGGGATAATGTGCTTTCGCCTCATTGTTCGTCCACCCAACGATATGGATAACCGGCGGATAATCTTGTCCGCTGCCACTTTGACCCGTCAACGGAACCCAATTaggcatcatcttcatcagccACCCATCCTATTATCGAGATTGCGTGATATTTCATCGATGCCGTCTCCTTTCCGGTCCATAgttatctcttcttcatctatCTCTGTGATAAACTACAACTGCAGGATGTCGTCCTTTTCGCCGACTAGGACATTCTCGAAATTTGGGGCTTCTTCAGAGAAATCTGATAATATAAGAACAACATTATTGCTATTCATGCTGGGGAGACACGGCCAGATACGAACAGCATCTATAATCTTTAATCTGTGATCCGGTCGCCAATCACCTTACGAAAGTGCAAGTTGTCCTCGGCTGTTGACCTGCCGACCGTCGAGTTACTTTGGGCGCACGCATCCCGCTGTATAGGGTAAGACAAATCCCAGCATatccagcaacaacaacaattgAATGTTATCGCCCGAAAAGCTCAAACACTTCAGGACACGGTCAATAACCTCCACTTCCCCTTTCGCCCAATAATGCAAGTCGGATATCCGCGAAAGATAAGGCGAGCCAAGATATACAACGCTAGTAGTATGAAGGTTATCGCCTCCAGATAAGGTATTATGTCATGCCATCTCCTATCTCTGCAGTGATGGTATATAACAATAATGTAgtccatctccatcattCACCCTCTATCTGGCCATTTATCATAGCCACAACAATGTCCAAATTGGAATCAAGACCATCACTCAAGGTTATCGACGACAAAGCTTTCCGACACTCTGTCACTAAGATCGAAGAGGTGGCCGAGATATCTGAATATCCGTTTACTAAAGAAGAAAACCGATGCATCGTACGCAAGTTCGATTGGCATATCTTGCCTTTCGTCTGGGGTACGTTACTCCTTTTTGGGATTTACCATGCATCAATCCTAATATCCAAACTAATGGCTGGTGTCAGCTTGCTATCTCTTCAACTCCCTCGATCGTAACAATGTCTCCAACGCCAAATCGGATGGAATGACCACCGACCTCAATTTCCCTGACGAAGGCTATAGCATTATGCTCACCGTCTTTACCGTTCCCTTTGCCTGTCTTGTCGTACCCGGTGTCATGCTCACAAGAAAAATTGGTCCAAGGTTCACTATTCCCGGTTATATGCTTGGCTGGGGTGCGATGGCGATGATCAATGCTGGATGTAAGAATTTTGCAGGTGTTCTCGTTGTTCGTTTGAGTGAGTGACTCTCGCTTTCATTTTATGGATGTGGTTGATGTGGCACACAGTTCTGGGTGCCTTTGAAGCTGGTTTCGCTGCCTCTTTGATTTTCTATCTTACTACTTTTTACACCAGAGGAGAACTGGGCAAAGTGAGTCGCCATGTCTAGCTTTGTTAATCCGTAATGACTCACCAAAAAGTTTATAGCGAGTCGCCGCCTTCTACTCATGTCAAGCTCTCTCCGGTGCTTTCTCCGGCCTTATCGCCTACGGCGTCTTCCAAATGAACTCCAAACTCTGGGGCTGGCAAATCCTTTTCCTTATCGAAGGTGCTTTCACTGTCGGCTTCGCCATCCTTACCGGCCTCATGCTCCCATGGTCCCCTAGCACCGCGTCATTCTTGACCGACcgagagaaggaggttgcCCGACTTCGTATCTTGAAGGATGGTTCCACCGCCATCGACACCAAGTTCAACAGGAaggccttcttcaagcctTTAAAGGATTGGAAGTTCCACGTTTTTGCTTCTATCGGTACGTTTGTTTAATTGTACGCTTTCGGCTCACTGCTAACCCCCAGCTAATAAACGTGTTTAGCCCTCTGTTATGGTGTCGCCGCCTCTGTAGCCGGTAGTTTCCTCACCCAAATCATCGGCCGATTCCATTACTCCACCGTCAAAACTAATCTCTTCACCGTTGCTCCCTACGCCGTGGGCACCATTGCACTCTGCGTCACCGCTTGGTCCTCAGACCGTCTCCGTGAACGAGGTTTCCACCTTGCCTCCTCTCTTATTTTTGTATTTATTGGGTGTATCCTTTTGGTCGCGCTTCCTGTTACGAGCATTGGCCCAGCTTACTTTGCCACTTTCCTAATCACCGCGGGCGCTTTTACTCCAAGTGTCATATTCCATACTTGGCATCAATGTAACGACCCTACTGAAGATGGTCGAGCTTTCCGAGTTGGTACTTACAGTAAGCCAGGACTTTCAACTCATATGAAATACGGCTAAAATAGCTTCCTCACACAGCCTTCCTTGCCAACTTGGGTGGTATCGTTTCTGGCAAGTCCTTTCTTTGCTACTGCACGGCTCTCACACTGACATTTCCACAGCCCAAATCTTCCGTGACAAATGGTCTCCCGCCTACATCATCCCCCTCGCTGTTACTGCCGGTATTGAAGGCCTTGCCGCCATTCTCGTCATCGGTTTGCGAATGTGGATGTACCTCGACAACCGAAAGAGAaatcaagctcaaggcGTCAACTGGCAGAGCAAAGATGTCCCCACCGAGGTTCTGGTGGAGGGATCAAAGAACCCCATGTTCCGTCACTTCTATTGATTTTTCGTTGTACCTTTCCTCATCTAGAATAGTTGTTGGTTTTCCACACTGTAGGGTTTTTAAAGTTGTAATACTGTGATACGTTGTAATAGGCGTCGGCTGTTCGAGCGAGTTGTCAAAAAATGTCCCATATATCGCTTGATAGTTGTCATGTCACTACCATCCTAAACAGCTTGGCCTGAGCGCTTTGTGCTGGAAGAGAATGCAAGACTGAAAATGCTCGAAGATATAGTTGAAATGGAGTTCGGAGGAACTTCCAGTTCCACGATGCTTTTGTTTGGCTGGCGCGACGCGTGTTTTGATGATGTAACACGCTCGCGGGGGGGCGCCTGACCCTCGTTATTGTTTGTGACTTctatcttctctttccattcaTTATATACTTCTTTGACATATAATCATGGGTAGAGAAATCATCAACGTATCTGGTGAGTAGTTCTGGATATCAGGCGCGGAATAATGCTGATAAATATTTGTAGTCGGCCAAGGTCAGTTTAATCTGATTCGACGAAGAGAGTTGTGCTGATTGTTTGCGTAAAGCCGGCAACCAGATCGGTACTGCTTTTTGGGAGAACATCCTCCAGGTAAGTGTGGGAGATGAGGTCGCTGTGACTTGCGTTAATAGGAAGTACGTAGGAACACGGTCTTGACAGTAAGCCAAAACCTTCGTCGCAAGGTTGAGAATAAAAATTGACACTGATGATAGAGAGTGGTAAATCCATTACCGACGATCCCCATATCCTTGATAAAGGTGCGTCTAGCATATTGATATAACAAAAGCTGAATTATCCCCTAGTCGATGTCTACTTTACCGAAGCATCCAACAAAAAATACGTCCCTCGATCCATTCAAGTCGACCTCGAGCCCGGTGTCGTCGATCTCGTCCGTTCCGGCCCTCTTGCTAACCTCTTCAGGCCCGATACCTTTGTCCACGGCGAGTCTGGGGCAGGTAACAACTGGGCCAAGGGTTATTACACCGAGGGAGCCGAGCTTGTGGACCCTGTGCTCGATGTTCTGAGGCAACAGGCGGAGAACTCTGACTCTCTCCAAGGTTTCCAGGTCTTGCACTGTGAGTTCAAACCACTCAGCACCGCACCTTGACTGATGCACATTTCAGCCCTTGGCGGTGGTACTGGTTCCGGTCTTGGTGCTCTCCTTCTCGGCAAGATCAGGGAAGAATATCCTGACCGAATGCTCGCTAcgttctccatcttcccttcgCCCAAGGTCTCTGAGACCGTTGTCGAGCCTTACAACGCTGTTCTCTCAACACACAACTTGGTTGAAAACAGTGACATTACCTGCTGTATCGACGTAAGCATTTTTACTTTAAACTTGACTGTATGTCGGTTATCTGACGTTTCTCAGAACGAAGCACTGTACAACATTTGCGTCTCTGATTTGAAGATCCAGTCTCCAGAGTACAAAGATTTGAACTCTTTGATTGCCAAGGTCATGACGGGTTTCACTAGTAAGTTGCTTCTTTGCTTGTCAATCGCATGCTGATCACATACGGTAGCTACTTTGCGTTTGTAAGTGGCTTAACAAAGTGTAGATGGGTTATATAAGCTAACTTCGGTAGCCCTGGCGTCCTTAACTCCGATCTTCGAAAGCTCGCGGTCAACATGGGTGAGTGCACTGCACGTGCTTAGGAGCGTCCAACTAAATTGTCATCTAGTTCCTTTCCCTCGTCTGCACTTCTTCACTGCTGGTTACGCCCCTCTTGTCGCCAACGCTTCCAAGTCTTACACTGTATGTCCCCTTATCATCTTGTTGAATAATCCCTTATCACGCTGCTATAGGCTTCCAACGTGCACGAGCTCACCGCTGCCATCTTCCAAAAACGAAGCTTGCTTGCGGCCATCGACCCCCTGTTCGGTAAATATCTGACCGTCTCTGTTGCTTACCGCGGCAAGCTCAGTATGAGGGACAGTAAGTCTTTTCTGTACGTAAACCTGTATCCCGCTGACAGTTCTTCAGTCGAAAACGCTGTCTGGGACTTCCACAACAAGGTGAGCACTGTGTCGAGCTCACATCACTTTTAGTTACTGACCTTGGACAGAACTCTGAGCATTTTGTTCCCTGGGTAAGCTTCCCCATTGAACCAAGTACGTTTTCAGCGGAGTGGCTAACGGTTGGTCATAGATTCCAAACAGCTCCCTCACCACCCTTTGTActgttcctcctcttggTCAAACAGCTGCCGCCACTCTTGTCGCTAACACTACTGCCATCAGCGGTACGTATTTTTTTGAACTTCTTTTGAATCGCAAGCTGACCAACGTGAACTTGCAATTTGTAGAGGTCTTCAAGCGCTCCCACACCCAGTTCAGGAGTCTTTTTAGGAGAAGAGCGTTCACCCACTGGTACACCGGTGAGGGAATGTACGTTGTTACCCCCTTCAAAACGTTTCCTAGATGAGATGAAAATGCTGATCAGGATGAATTCGACAGGGACGAGCAAGAATTCACCGAGGCCGAAGCGAACCTTTCAGACTTGTGTATCGAGTACGACCAATGTACGTCTCTCGCATTTCCCTAATTTTCCCAACGCTGTAGCCCAATGGCTAACTTTAATTGCTTTCCCTCTTTATAGATGCTTCTGCTGatcttgaagaggaggagtaCGAGCTcgagggtgagggtgagggtgagggtgaggagcacgtggaggagggcgagtACTACGAGGAATGAACATTTCTGTCATCTTTAGTTCGGCGTTCGCCATTAGGGATTTTTCGTAAAGTGTGGAAAAGACGgatgagagaaagaggTATATTAACCAAAAGTGGATATAACGATAGAACCTTTTGGAGCTGTGGTCACGTTTCACTAAGGATGTTGAAATTGCTGATGTCGATGAAGCAAAACACTGAGTGAGTAATGTCAAAAAGCCGATCACTGTTTCAATTTTGCGATCCAGAAAAGAATGTTAAGGATGCCGGAAGGTTGTACAATATGTGCTTCATTAACCCAAAAAGAACAAGTAACTGAAAGAAGAACCAAAGAAACAAAGGACCAAAGATATAGGGTATATAATTCGTTGCAAATATGTTGCTAATCAACAAAATGAAATAGTGATAGATAATATTTCTATAGAACACAAAGGTCTATAGAACAAAAGTCTGTTCCCGTAGTCAGTAATCACATCTTCTCAACTTCAACCCCGAAAGTAAACACACCTGTCCGCCATTCCTaaccttctcttccaacaacctcttcgctttttctttccaatcaccttccaccatctccaccattTTTTCTAGCACAAATTCCCATTTCATGTATGGCGGGATGAAGGATTCAATGGGGTTTGTTAAGGCGGCATGCACGGCGAGACGGAGAGCGGTGAGATTGTGCGTAGGGACAGAGTAGACGTATGGTCTGGATGTAAAAGGGcagagaggaaagagtaTTAGTTTTCGGGGTTCTAAGcagaggggaaggggggCTTACGGATCGAGATCAGTCATGTGCCATTGTTGAGCGTGCCATTTGGTACGATTGAGACGATCTGTCTCGTCCCAAGTTAAGATGGGATTGATAAACTAAACTCCACAAAATCAGCGCTGGTCATGAAGGAGTACAGTTGATTACTCACCGGAACACCCATGCACAAAGCATCCCAAGGACTGGGACTTATCCTCGGTCGACCCACACCAAGCAGCACAAAACTCTTTGACAGCTGCTCGTAAAACTCTATCACACCCAGCTTCCCCAGATTTTTCAGGCCTATATCTTCTACAGCTTTAGCCGTGACCGGATCGTCATCGCTCAACCCGGCTACGACCTGGATACCAAACTCGTCTTGCAACTCCATCAGCGCCGGGAGCGTCCAGGAGAAAGCCGGGGTATCGTCTAGGTAATGCATTTGTTTAGCGAGGAGATAAGCTTGTGGAGGGTCGGAACGTTGGGAATGGGGTAGGTAAGGCAGACGATGACAGGTAGGTTCGATGGAGTAGGATAGGAAGTGGTTCGAATTTCGGGGGGATGGGGAGAGGGTGAACTGTGGGCCCAGTGGGGTTCCGGGGCTGCTCAAAAATGTTAGCTTGGTAAGATGGGGTTGGTTTTGAGTAGATGATTTGCTTACTCGTCCCAGTACCAAAATGCAAGTACACGCCAAGCCTCAATCCCCTCGAGATTATCTTCCGTCTTCAAACACTTTTGGTCCGTCAACTTCCAACACGCATCGACCTGCTCCGGATCAGCCAACACCATCCTCACGTTCCATCTATGTTTATGCCACAACTCCACCGTCTTTCTCATATCCGGGTTCCACCATCCCAAAGAACTGAACACATAAGAATAGTTGTAGGCATTGAGCGTGGAGATGACAGATTGGGCATAAACTGTTTCGCCAGTGACTGAAGCACCAGAGAACGCTTCAGCAAAGTAAAGAGAAGCGAGGATGATAACAGTTGTTTCGTTCGTACCGCACCCTTGAGCGACAAGTTcagactcttcttcatcactaAGACGCTCGTGCGGGGCTAAAGGCAGAGAAGTATTTCGTAATAAACCGAGAGAGGCACATCGCTCAAGCCGAGCAGCAACTTGGTCATTGTGTGTCCATACTTCGCCGGTTTGAAAATATGGGTTATCTGCTGCTTTAAGAGTTACGTTTTCGTAAGATGAGggacggaggaagagagcaTAGAGGATACCGAAAAGAGAGCAGGTGCCGAGAAGACCGAAAAGTAGTAACGGTCGGGTACGAAGGTGCCGAAGGCGGAGGGCGGGGAGTCTGTGTTGTTGAGACTCGACAGCATCTGCGACAGTGGGTGATGTGGCAAGTGGCTGATAGTTGGTCATTATATGTGGTGTAATGTATTAGATTGGCGGTAAATGGTGGAGAGTGAGTAATGTCCTCCTTGTCACAAGACTGTTGGGCTCATACACTCGACTATCGCATACAGACGCTCAACCAGCAATGTGGATGATGTAATTATGCTGATCGTCTGGCTACGGTAAAGCAGTAATGTCGAGTGCCAACAGCGACGGTAATGTACCTCCGCTCGATCTCCGAACTGTTGCTGAGAAAGGCTGGGGGCCAGGACAGAGTCGATGTCGGCGGCGATACGAGGGAATGGCCGTGTGTATGGCGTAGGAATTATCCCCAGTTACGGGAGTATAGGGGTATCCCGGCTGGCAAAGATACAATACTATACGAAGGATAATGTAATGAGGGATCGATCCAACAAAATGCGTGCCAAGCAGATCCATCGAAAGCGATCTGCAAATCAGAGCCGAGGTCAAAGGGACTCCTTCCGCCCTGACCGGTCCTGGTTTTCTAATCCACCCTTATATACCTAAATAATGCCGTTTGTAATCCGCAAGTTTCTTTTATTATTAATAATTACAAAACGCACGCAACACCGGCGACATCCGCCAGGCTGGGGGAATTAATACGGCGATCCCCATTATTCGGTTCTCGAACCGTACTAATAAATAACTGTACCAGCACGTAGTTCTCGCCAGCATCCCACCGGCTGGTGTTCCGCCACAAGAGCAGTGCTGTGTCCTCCAGCAACTTTACATCAACTACTTTTCATTTTTCACCCATTCCATATTTTTCACTCTTTAAAACACACACAATGGAGTACATCGGCAAAGCCACAGAGGTCGTCAAGCACTTCAGAGTACGTCTGTCTTGTTGCTAGTCTTCCGCGCAGCAGCTCCGCCTCAGTGCCAGATGCTTCGCTTCAAAGGTCATGCTGATGAGCACTGGTTCACCTCGCAGGAGACCAAATTGTCTACTCTGAAGCCTCCTCAAGAATTTGTATGTGCCTGCTGACTCGCTTCTTTGCGAAATTAATTGAATCTGATTTTGCCATACAGTTTGATCACCGACAGCTCTCTCGGCCCAAAAACATGAACGAGGCGACATCTGTATGTAATTGTGTCTTAATCATTAGCAATCTCATGAGACAGGATAGGACACTGATGTCTATGGAATGGCATAGCGTGTGACGTACAATACCCGCCACTACTCCGGTAATtatctcatcgtcatcgcGATTCTCGCCGTCTACGCTCTGTATGTCCTCGCTTTTCTCACCTCCTACTTCTCGCCATCCCGATCCTAACAATATCCATAGCATAACaaaccctcttcttctcatcgcCCTTGCCTTTCTCGCTGGAGGCTTTGCAGCCATCAATAAATTTGCCCCGGAACCTATGCAAGTAGGCGACCACATCATCACCCAAAAATCCCTGTACACTGCGCTCTTTGTAATTGGTCTCCCGCTTCTGTGGTTCGCTTCGCCTGTATCGACATTCTTCTGGTTGGTTGGTTCATCGGCGGTTTTGATCTTGGGCCATGCGGTGTTGATGGAGCCTGGGGTTGAGAGCGAGTATGCGGGCATTGAACAGGTTTAAGTTTGAGGTCTTAGAAAATGTGAAGGAAATTGGGAGGTTCTTTTGATTTCGCAGTGTGATACACATCTGTGCTATATGCAATCACGATGTATTAGAGGGAGGAAATGTCCGCTTGAATGGGAGATGCAGATCTGGAACTGGATAAGCACATTGTTTATTTAGACCTTGCTTGGCCAGGACCTGGCCAAGATTAGTCGCCTTACTCCATGCTCGTCAAAAGATCAATCTCACGAATCCATTAATTCCCTTTAATGCAACATGAGAATTATCAGCCTccgaaaaaaaagaaaatgatAATATAATTCCACAAATTAAGTGCCATGCGTGCAAAGTACAACGTACAAAACAATCTCGCGCCCTAAACGGGTGttttttccctcctccaaacCGACTCTTCAGCCTGCAGTTTACTGCTGTCCCTCTCTCTTagccttgacagcctcTCTCCTCGCTTGCACACCCTTCCTCAACTCATCCAACAAAGGAATAGTCTGCTCCATCGAAATACAAGCATCCGTCACAGAGATACCGTACTTTAATCCAGAAGGTCCCTCGGCAGGAACATTTTGTCGGCCTTCAAAGATGTTGGACTCAATCATGACACCGACAATTGCGTTGGAAGTGGGTCCAGAGGAAAGCTGGGAGGCAATGTCGGCACCGACCTTGATTTGGTTGACGTGTTGTTTAGAGGAGTTACCGTGAGAGCAGTCAATCTGTTTGCTTGCTTTAGCTATATGCCTTTAAACCAAAACAGACAGTTAGGAAACGTACCATGATCTTGGCAGGCAATCCGCTTTTGTTCAGCTTTTCCGCGCAAGCAGCCACATCATCCGCTCCATAATTGGGTCCCTTGCTGCTTCCTCTCAAGATGACATGTGTAGAACTGTTTCCTTCCGTCTCAACAATCGCGGACAATCCCTGCTTGGTAACAGACAAGAAAGTGTGTCCAGACCCGGCAGCCTTGATGGCATCAATAGCAATCCCGATAGAGCCGTCAGTACCGTTTTTGAAACCAACAGACATGGAGAGTGCAGACGCGAGTTCTCGGTGCACTTGGGATTCCGTGGTTCGGGCTCCGATGGCACCCCAAGCGAAAAGGTCGGCGAGGTACTGGGGAGAAATGACATCTATGAAACTGTAAGCTTGGAGGTTTTAAAAGGAAGACGATGGTAAAGACGAACCAAGGAACTCGCCAGCAGCGGGCAAACCAATTTCGGTAATGTCCAACAACAATTTCCGAGCAATCTTAAGGCCTCGGTTAATCTGGTAAGAACCATTCATGTCCGGGTCGTTGATCAATCCCTTCCAGCCAACAGTTGTTCGAGGTCTAACCTAAAATGTCAGCTCAATAATACTTGCCTTTTCCAAATCGGATAGACGTACTTTTCAAAGTAGACTCGCATAACAATCACAAGATCCTCAGCAGCCTTGTCGGCGTACTCTTTGAGAGCTTTAGCATAGGTAATGGCCTGTTCGGGATCGTGCACGGAACAAGGGCCGACAACGACAAGCAATCGGTCATCGTCGCCTTTGATGACAGCCTCAACTTGTCGACGGCCGTCAAGCACAGTTTGGGCACCTCTCAATGAGAGGGGAAGTTCTTCATGTAAAATTTGAGGACTGAACGACCATGAGTCTCCAAACGAATACATTAAACACACACGTACGGGATAAGAGGCCTGACAATCTTGACCCGTCGGTCGTCGAGGAGTTCCATGGCCTATCTTCGAATGAGCTTTTTGTCACTCAAAGTCAAGCAAAAGAACGACTTACGTCTCGGATTGATACTCTTGTAGGGGAGGGCATTTCTCAAATAGAGGTTCTGAATATGCAGATGTGAAAAATGTAAAGTTGATCGGGTAACAGATCGTGACCATTTTACAAAACTTGGTTCGCTACTCTCTCCCGGCTCATCGAGTCAAAATTACAGTCTATCAGCAAGATCGGCAAGGGCCGCGCGCGCTTATGACGAACCCCGTCGCTTAACTTATTCCACGCACCTGGCTATTATTCTCCACAATAATGCTTTATCTTGGAGCTTCTACAGCTGCATTAATAGGTGTATACAAAGCTTCAAATTATGCGTTTAGCTGTACCATATCTTCCCTGGCAAGTTATTGCCACTTTTGCTGTTATGTGAGTGGTGGGCCGCCATCTTCCGCGTTGTTGCAGTCTCCTCTGCGCTTCGCCTGACTGCTGGCTTGGCCCTCCACCGCGACAACCGTAATTTACGTAACGATCGCGATCTAATTAAAATGGCCCCTGCGCGCGCTTTGTTGTTGAGTTGGCTGGGGTGTATTCATTTTCCCCTGATATCTTTCTTCGTAACTTCATATTGAAGAATCCGCAGTTCACTTCAGTCGCTCTTTCTCACAAGGGCCCTGGATAAACATTCAGGCATCGACCACGGGCGCGGCAATCACTTTGGAGGAAATTCGTCAACGCCGTCCGGCTACATCTTCTCGCCCGAGGTACTGTCAGCATCTGACCCTTTGTACCTCGCCTCGCAATTTGAAGGGTATTCACCATGGGAGGGCAACTGAGTAAAGCCCTTGGTGTGTTCTTGATCGCTTAGCATTATACCCCTCTTCAAACCAATTATAGCTGACTATTTCTTGACAACGATAGGCAAATTATTTGGCAACAAGGAGATGCGGATCCTGATGTTGGGGCTGGATGCCGCCGGAAAGACGAGTACGCTATATCTAAATGTCAAATGTCCTGCCGGGCATTATTGGAAGCTGACCATGTTTACGATGTATCCATCAGCCATCTTATATAAGCTTAAGCTCAACCAAAGCGTCACGACCATTCCTACCGTTGGATTCAATGTGGAAACAGTTACATACCGAAACGTTAGATTCAACGTCTGGGTACGTTCatcttttccctcctcccctccttcGGCCGCCATCTTACTGATCTAATTCCTCACAGGATGTTGGAGGTCAAGACAAGATCCGTCCGTTGTGGCGACATTACTATACAGGCACACAAGGTCTCATCTTTGTGATCGACTCTGGCGACAGGGACAGGATTGACGAAGCTCGACTGGAGCTGGAACGGATTTTGGCGGATAGGGAGATGAAAGAGTGTTTATTGATGGTGTTTGCGAATAAACAGGATTTACCTGGAGGTGAGTCCTATATTTTGCCTTTGACTTGAAGTCTCGCGGGAGAAGACATGAGAAGACGTTCGTATtttcgaaaaaaaaaaaaaattcGAAAAGAGATGCAATGCAAGGGCGAGAGACAGCTAATGAAAGAACTATGCTAACCCGCATGTGATTTACAGCTATGTCACCAGCAGAAGTCACTGAAAAGCTTGGGTTACATCGAATGAAAGATAGGTCGTGGTACGTCCACCCAAGGTAAGTTATTTTTACGGCCCTCCTTGTCACCCTTGTATCTCGCTTGTCAGCTGACATGTATTACAGTTGTGCGACGACTGGAGAAGGGTTGTTTGAAGGATTACAATGGCTCTCAAGTAACGTCAAGAATCTCAAGGTCTAAATCGCGAATCCCTCAAACCTCCTCTCGCCTCTTTGCCTCTATCGTCCTCAATTTTCCTTCTTTACTATACCGGTCTTTGCAACCCCATATCTTTTGGTCATTCGTTCCACATATTTCAGCGGAACGAAAAATGATCTTAGATACGCGATTAGCTACAAACGCAAACCCGAACACGAACACCTTACTCTCCCAAATGCCGCTGTTACAGAATGCCACTTAATGCAAACCTCGCCCCATACCACATTCTTGACTGTCAATGTCGAAAACTACGTTCGCTTTTCCATATCTTTACCTAGCAAAAGAATATACCCCCTTTGGTGGATGgaattttttcttttccaagTCGTCGCTATTTTCATCAATACTTTTTGTTTTACTCTTTCTGTCATTTCTTTAGTCATTCGATTGGTGTACATACTTGattccgcttcttctcctcttttattcatccatcttttGATTTTAAATGTCTTATGAAGGGTGACTGGAATCTTAATACTAGCGCgaaagggaggaggaactggGGTGCTCTTGAGGGATGCTGGATCTTGTGCATGTGTTTGTTATTCGAGAACCTTTAAGGGAGGTCTGCTAATGCATACGAGTTAAACTAAATATAAAGGCAAGCATGGCTGCAGTCATCTAGAAAGGTTGGACGGCGAATTCAATGTTGTGGCTGTGAATGGGTCGGCggcgagagaaggaaatggaaaaaaTG
Protein-coding sequences here:
- a CDS encoding high-affinity nicotinic acid transporter, yielding MSKLESRPSLKVIDDKAFRHSVTKIEEVAEISEYPFTKEENRCIVRKFDWHILPFVWACYLFNSLDRNNVSNAKSDGMTTDLNFPDEGYSIMLTVFTVPFACLVVPGVMLTRKIGPRFTIPGYMLGWGAMAMINAGCKNFAGVLVVRLILGAFEAGFAASLIFYLTTFYTRGELGKRVAAFYSCQALSGAFSGLIAYGVFQMNSKLWGWQILFLIEGAFTVGFAILTGLMLPWSPSTASFLTDREKEVARLRILKDGSTAIDTKFNRKAFFKPLKDWKFHVFASIALCYGVAASVAGSFLTQIIGRFHYSTVKTNLFTVAPYAVGTIALCVTAWSSDRLRERGFHLASSLIFVFIGCILLVALPVTSIGPAYFATFLITAGAFTPSVIFHTWHQCNDPTEDGRAFRVGTYTFLANLGGIVSAQIFRDKWSPAYIIPLAVTAGIEGLAAILVIGLRMWMYLDNRKRNQAQGVNWQSKDVPTEVLVEGSKNPMFRHFY
- a CDS encoding high-affinity nicotinic acid transporter, variant 1 — its product is MWLMWHTVLGAFEAGFAASLIFYLTTFYTRGELGKRVAAFYSCQALSGAFSGLIAYGVFQMNSKLWGWQILFLIEGAFTVGFAILTGLMLPWSPSTASFLTDREKEVARLRILKDGSTAIDTKFNRKAFFKPLKDWKFHVFASIALCYGVAASVAGSFLTQIIGRFHYSTVKTNLFTVAPYAVGTIALCVTAWSSDRLRERGFHLASSLIFVFIGCILLVALPVTSIGPAYFATFLITAGAFTPSVIFHTWHQCNDPTEDGRAFRVGTYTFLANLGGIVSAQIFRDKWSPAYIIPLAVTAGIEGLAAILVIGLRMWMYLDNRKRNQAQGVNWQSKDVPTEVLVEGSKNPMFRHFY
- a CDS encoding tubulin beta, with the protein product MGREIINVSVGQAGNQIGTAFWENILQEHGLDKSGKSITDDPHILDKVDVYFTEASNKKYVPRSIQVDLEPGVVDLVRSGPLANLFRPDTFVHGESGAGNNWAKGYYTEGAELVDPVLDVLRQQAENSDSLQGFQVLHSLGGGTGSGLGALLLGKIREEYPDRMLATFSIFPSPKVSETVVEPYNAVLSTHNLVENSDITCCIDNEALYNICVSDLKIQSPEYKDLNSLIAKVMTGFTTTLRFPGVLNSDLRKLAVNMVPFPRLHFFTAGYAPLVANASKSYTASNVHELTAAIFQKRSLLAAIDPLFGKYLTVSVAYRGKLSMRDIENAVWDFHNKNSEHFVPWIPNSSLTTLCTVPPLGQTAAATLVANTTAISEVFKRSHTQFRSLFRRRAFTHWYTGEGMDEQEFTEAEANLSDLCIEYDQYASADLEEEEYELEGEGEGEGEEHVEEGEYYEE
- a CDS encoding 3-deoxy-7-phosphoheptulonate synthase, which encodes MPSPTRVSIRDAMELLDDRRVKIVRPLIPPQILHEELPLSLRGAQTVLDGRRQVEAVIKGDDDRLLVVVGPCSVHDPEQAITYAKALKEYADKAAEDLVIVMRVYFEKPRTTVGWKGLINDPDMNGSYQINRGLKIARKLLLDITEIGLPAAGEFLDVISPQYLADLFAWGAIGARTTESQVHRELASALSMSVGFKNGTDGSIGIAIDAIKAAGSGHTFLSVTKQGLSAIVETEGNSSTHVILRGSSKGPNYGADDVAACAEKLNKSGLPAKIMIDCSHGNSSKQHVNQIKVGADIASQLSSGPTSNAIVGVMIESNIFEGRQNVPAEGPSGLKYGISVTDACISMEQTIPLLDELRKGVQARREAVKAKREGQQ
- a CDS encoding ADP-ribosylation factor 6, with product MGGQLSKALGKLFGNKEMRILMLGLDAAGKTTILYKLKLNQSVTTIPTVGFNVETVTYRNVRFNVWDVGGQDKIRPLWRHYYTGTQGLIFVIDSGDRDRIDEARLELERILADREMKECLLMVFANKQDLPGAMSPAEVTEKLGLHRMKDRSWYVHPSCATTGEGLFEGLQWLSSNVKNLKV